The Pyrus communis chromosome 5, drPyrComm1.1, whole genome shotgun sequence region aaaacaaaagaaaaaggttgcAATGGGAAAGAAGAAAGGGTTGCCACCAACCCTAATCAAAATTAGGATCGATGGCAAAGGAAAATTCTAGGGTTTGTTGTTGCTCTCACTCACAGAGAGAAAAACTCACTTTCAGAGAGAGGCTCTCACATTTCGAGGTGAACCTTGAGACATGTAGAGATCTCtacaccaaaaaaacaaaaaaaacaaaaaacttcaacaaaacaatgaaagaaaataattcaCTTTATTGATACACATGAAAAGATAGGAAGTATTAGTAATTTTTTTCCATATATTAGTACTCGAAAGATTTGTCGTGTCAAGTTTTAATTGTCTACGTTTCAAACAATAACTATCTCTTGTTTAACAATCACATTATTGGATCGTTTATGCATATTCGtattttttatacaacgatatatCTATAAAGATGGGAAAATAAGTTAATAGCGAACTCAGTATTCACAAATGGAAATATATACCACTACACTGTAATGGTAAATGACTTAAACAAATTTGTGTTAAGTAATGATTAAAATATACTAACTCATGTTTAAAATTGTCATCTTATTCAACAAATGTACAAGGAGTTTAGAAAATTTTTGTTACTCACATGAAAAGTATACATAGTAAGAAACAAAGTGTAATGGTTTGAGGTTTCGGAACAACTTGCATGAAACAAGTTTATAACTATATGATGTTTCAGTTTTATACACATGATCAACGGCGGATTCAGGATTTGAACTTTGGGAGTCCCAATGTTAATGGTCCAAGTTTTTTAGATAAAAGCATAGCGCAAATCGCgcaaacaaatttcaatttattcacGGAAACATTTCATCGAACACTTGGTGGGTGTTATTGGCAACTCAACCATGTTGAGCATATGTCAATGGAAACCGACATAAGATGAAGCAATCTGATAAGTGCTATTAAGAGCATTTGTCGAATGTTGTCAACGTAATCTGCCGAGTGCTATCGATATATGTTAGCATGCATTACATCAAACAATTAGTGGGCACAAGAGGTACCCGTACAAAACTTTGAGAGGGTCCTGAAGATCTTCACATGCTTATTTCCTATGCTCCATATGGCCCTGTGACCACTTTAGTCCCATAGTGCATCCGCCCTTGCACATAATGTTATGTTATTAGACCAAAGCGTTTTTGTGCTAGTAACCGGTTCATGTAAGTCCAAGTTTTGACATTTCCAAAATTTGTAATTATCCTCAAAAACCGATTTAACCCAGTAGAAAACCCCACTTCCTACACACCAGATCACGTCATCCTTCAACTCCATAACCATAATGCAAGAACAATGAATGATTAAGTGGTTAATCACAAACTTAACCAATcagttaaattaaataattatattaGCGTAATAATAGAGACGTGAACTACACGGCCAGACCATCATCATCAGCGTACGCGAGAGGTACTCGTACGAGAGTAGAGTGCATACTGTGCAAACGCAGAAAGCACTTCCCACAAAAGCCAAAATCGGTTCTTTAATTTCCTTCTATCACCGACTGTATACTTCTTTTCACAAAACGCTATCTTTCCAGCTTCCACAGGTAAAAGCTTTGCTCCTAACATTTAAAGCTCGCGAATTTTGATCAATCATTCATCTGGGTGTGCTTGTTTTTGTGCGCAAGAAGTAATTTTCTTGTTTAGGTTTTTTAATTCGGTGAAATTCGCATCTGGGTTTTGATTGGATTTGTGGGTTTGCAGTATTTTATTCAATTGGGTTTCTGTTTGctatatttttgtgttctttACTGTTTTATGCTTAGTTTTTGTTCAATTGGGGTTTTTGTTTGTCTTAATTGTTGAGTATAAATAGCATTGGGAGAGTTGAATGAGTATCTGGAGCAGAAGAGGGTCTCACAGACTTTGTGTTTTATTGTTCCTTTAGCAAGGATTCTACAGGTTGTATTTTTGTTCTCATTGCTAAAATACTATAAAGAGTAGGTTCAAATGCTAGGGATTGCATATGTAACATACGAAAATGGAATATGCTTCGAGCACTGGAATTCAAAGTGCAACGCCATCACTAATTTCTATTGCTGCATCTTAGAAAAAGTTCATACGTTCCGTGGTTTTTGGTCGCTGTAATTCATAGCATGAGATTTCTGGACTGCTGGCATCATGGGCGGTAGCTTCTACAGAAAACTGGCACCATAAGCATGGGCATTAAACACTTCAAGCTAAATGTCATACTTTGGTGAATATGGCGACTGAGAATTTAACAGATGGGTACTTGTGATAACCCCCTTTCTTTTATAGTTGCAGTTCTTATTTGATTGCAATTAGCAATATAAAATcccatttaaaatttttgggttcatgaAACTGTCAGTTTTACAGAGTCTGAAGAGCTAATTACATCATCTCTTCAGAATTTACCAATTATTTTGTTCGCTGGTCGATAATTTTGCAGTTTACTTTTTTCCAACATATTTCTGCCTGCTTGAGACCATATTTTCTGCCTGCcaactcttatttcttattCTTGCCTCTTTGCGAGggttaattaaatattttaagcaCATTGTTGTGGCTTCTTTTAGGTTTAGTAACATAATATCCTTTTAATGTTGTAGTATATAATCTTCTTAACTCATAGTAACACATTAATTATCTTCAATCTATAGCAATTGACTTAGTCGCCTATGATGCCAAATAACAGGAAGCAATGCCCCTATATACACTTGTGTTGGGTGTTTAAGAAGAATAACTGCAGAGAATGGGAGGTTGTTGCTGTTCTTGCAGAAAAGCTCATCTGCATGGGGCACCTGTATATATCTATGTACGTGTATCTCCCTTCCCACTCCAACATCCCTTTTGTTATTATAGTTTGCTTTTCATTGAGTACCCAACTGTTTAGGGCTGATAGTGGAAATAATTTTATCACATGATATTAGGAgagtttcttgttttttctaaTATCATATAAGTTTACTGTATGCATTAAGATTTGATTCTTAAttcttattcttttcttttcttaaaactCTTTTCTTCAGTGTCCTCCGGTTTTGGAAGAGCAAGAGTCCTTAAGATCTCATGATGTCACAGCCTCCGCAATCAGTGCAGGACTCCTGGTTCATTGGGATCTGGAAACATCAATACCAGACACTTACAGACCCCCTCCTCCACCTTTGCCATATGATATGGTCTTTGGATGTTCACGACCAACAGATTCTGCCAGGGAAACAATTAGTTGCAGTAGTTTTGATACTTCAGCAACTTGTGGAGATCTTGGGGAATCAGACTGCAAAGTTCAAGAAAGTTCTTTGGATATCTCACCGAAGAAGTTAGaactttcaaaatcaaatgaacCTCATGTTTTAGAAAAAGAAGACGAAGATGTTTGTCCCATTTGTCTCGAAGGTGCTTTACCATCAATAGCTCAGGgaactaatttttttgttgtatgattatttttcttctcGATTATGGGAAACTAAGAGACACCATTTTTGCATCGCTTTTCTATTTTGAACTGTAGATAGCTAATGTTAATCTTGTTTCTCCACTTGTAGAGTTTGAAACAGAGAATCCAAAGTTTATCACAAAATGCGAACACCACTATCACCTCTCGTGTATCCTTGAGTGGATGGAAAGAAGTGATTCCTGTCCTATATGTGATCAGGTTTGCCTTTTGCAACAAGTGATGTGTGCAGTTATTTATAGTTTTCATCATATTGTCATGGAAAGGAGTTCGTTTTTCTAGATACTGACTTTGGTACTCATCTGTCAACAATGCTTGCATAGGAAGTCATTTCACCAACGAAGAAGGTAAAAGAGGAGTAAAAATTACTGAAGCACCTTTGATTTTTGGTGGAATGATGATTTTGGAACAGTCACAATCTTAACGGTGAGCCTAGTTAATTGTTGACTTGATGAACCCTAGGTCCAAATTATTGAACAATCGGATCTCTGATTGCATTTTTCTATGTAGTTTTTAAAGCCCTTATGTTTGCAACTGAAGTTTCTCCTTCTCTGATTTTTCAGGAACTGTAGTTGAACATACCTTTGGTTTGTAGCTCTCTAGTGCTTTTACAAAACCAAAGTTTATTTGCTTCTTGAAGTCAGAGATTGCCAACTTAGTAGACTCTGGACCGACAGTAGCACTTTGTTTTGAAACTTGCCAGGGATGTGCGGCCTGCAAATCCATTTATAATTTCGGTCATGCTCAATTGAAGATTGCACCGAATCTCTTTAGTTAGCAGTTTTAGCAGGTCAATTGATGGCAAAAGTTTCCTTCCCTATGTGTATAGCTTGATTCCAATTCTCAGACAGGTCTCTGGATTTTAAATGGAGCAATCAAGAGGTTAAGAACAAGGCCTTCCTATGGAACCAAGGTAACGACGGTTCAGCTTTCCACGTAGGTGGTTTGCCACACTTTTTGTACAGATCTCTTAGTTTGTTGTAGGAATCCTTCTGTACCATTTGTTGTTATCTGCTGCATGATTTGATTACACACTGCAGCCCTTAAATTTGTAAGTTGTGTAAATCCCATTTGTTTTGCTCTCTGGGTGGATTTGATTTGGAGCATTTGTTTCGTGTGTGAAAGCATGCAATGATCAAGAAATGTCGTCCTGAAAAGTGTATCACACAAAGTTGATCATTTAAAAAATGGGGACTAGTTGTGGGGCCTACGTTTTGATACACACAAGAGGATACAAAATGATTTGCGCATGAACCACTTTTGTTCCCACAATGTTGAGAAGTTGATAGGCCCCTACCATACGTTACTATAAGACTCAACCAATTAGGTCAGTGGGGCTTTCTTTCTAGGGCATGACTATGTGtttcaactttatttttttaagtataagagGTATTCCACCGCACATTGTGATGGTAGACTAATTCTTCTCTCCCATGTAGTTCCCACGGCAATGCCTCCAAATTAAATTGTACACAACATCAAAGTCGGTAATCCCAATGAATGCAATTGTGTGAGTTCGAACTGGGGTAAGGAGCTCCAAACCTTGCCCTTCAActtcaattttgtttaaatgCCTATTTCAACTTTCAAGAATTGGGAAACACTTGGAATCTTTGTCTAACTTCTCTATGATTTACAAGTATGCAATTCGGAAATTTGTATCAAACGCATACTAAACAATGAAACACTTGGTTCTTGTGAAAACAAGGAGTTGTCTGCTAGTCAATTGCTCTTTGGCCCTATATACAcgctttttccttttttatacaAGTGATATTGGAAAGAGAGACTAAACACATAACTTCAGTGCTAGAATTTTACATTTATAATAAATTGCATCAATgattatacatttatattagGGAAGAAATTATAATATGTTGATGTTCGGGTAAAGAATTGTCCAAAACTACTcgcttaatgtttttttttttttttgaacaactgatattatttacattaaagggAAAGGGGGTgaacttagcctcacaattggctaataataatgtggttcgaatttgcttttggcaagaattgaacctaagacgtctcacttacaagtgaaaaagaatactactagaccatagtactaagtggccgcTTAAGTGTTTTATTAAGCGTGCACTCAAATAATGGAATTGGAGGATTGAAATTCTTTTTAGTACTGAGAAATGATTAACCCTTAGGCAAGCTCCAATGGAGAGGGCTAAAGgtccaaaagccaaaaaaatgGCCTAATTTGTCCAAAATCTCATCTCCAACTAATGGCTAGGCTATAATTTTATAGAGCCCACCAAGCTAGTATTTGGCCAAAGGGGCATCAGGCTGCCCAAATGTAGCCGCCTCTTAGCCTTTTTTAAAAGCTTAGCTCCTCAgttgcaataattgattcaaatcaGATGactattttttaaaacattcaACGGTAGTTTaactaaattaaccaataaatttaaagtataaactaataaattattgaggcggctatatttaaactcttcggttgaagatggtaCATGAGTATCTGAcactattcatttaaaaataatttttttgggacTATAATCATGGATAAGACTATGTTTAGCTATTACAGTTGAAGAAGGCGTTAGGCCTTGTTTGGTGGGCTAGATGAAATAGTTTGTGATTGAGGACTTGAGTCCAGTCCATtatttgttgtgtcaaaatgtAAGATTGAAAGGATTGGACATGATGGGTTATGATTCCACAATAGAGTGGGTTATCAAATATATTCTTATACATGGGTTACAGAACATGTCTAACAAGTTCATGTCTATCAAATCTTATCCTTAAGGCCCAATCTCATCCATCACGAGTTAAACATAACCTAAATATATTCTCAATCATTGAATAAATGAACACACAACTTAACAATACAGGTTAAGTGTTTTGTTTGGGAATTGGATCCACTCCTGATCTTAATGTCCGAAGTCTAAGGATCAATCCATCCGGACCACTGATTGGTGTGTAAAAGAAATCAGAGTTGTTGGTTTGTGTGTGATGGGCCAACGAAATAAATTAATGAAAACTGTATAATTCAATTTGTGTGGCCCAAATAAGTTGATCCTTAGGCTTTAGACACTAAAGTCCGAAGCAGATCCAATTCCTTTTGTTTGAAGAAAACTCAATGATGGCTGGACCCGGCCGAACTACTTAATTCTTAACctttaaaatcaaatgattattAGTGTGATGAATTTTATAAagcaaataaaatttcttaataaAATTTCTTACCATGTTAAACCTCTTAAATGTAAATAAAACTCAATGTGAGAATATGAAAACACATTTTCCTCTTCCACTTCTTTTGTCTTCGTtgattcaaattttattattagaaaatagaaaatccaaatatttctcaaaaaaaacaaaaaaagtagaaagaattttttttattgagaccccacatattgttgaatactTTCCACAAAAAATtatagagaattgttattgacactctaaattATTATCTATTAATCTCTTTTTAAACCTAAATTACCACCTAAGTTACCCCACAAACCCAATCCAATATGTTAATTTATCTTTAAacccaattaaaaaataaaaataaaaaaactaaaattaaccCCAAAGGTCTCAAAGTTGTCAAAGCAAGATAAACGTTAAAACGGCGCTAAGCATGACCTTGGATTGTAGGAACAATCCGGGCCATCGCGGCAAAAGATTAGAGGAACACAAGGCGAGTGATTAGAAGCTATGAACTGGAATGTAGCGGATGTCTTGTTGTCAAAAAGTTAGGCAAAGATTGTCAAATACGGTTGGCATATTTGAGTATGACCCAATGTGGGACAGCcctaaaacttcaaaatcatcatttgttcgtaaaaaaaaaaataataataataataataaataaataaagtttttttctttctatgaaAGCGTATTAGGGTTTTGGTAATTAACTTATGTAGGAGGAGGTAGACAGAGTAATGTTTTAGTCATAATAGAACATAGGAGAAAAAGTTGTGTGATTGTAAGGGTTTGGCTATTGAATGTGGGTTAATggataaatttaagttttattgttAGTTTAACCTtgtactttattattatttattttttttatatagtaaATAAAAAGCATTAAAGAGAGAATCCCCTTATACACCCAGGGCCATTACAGTCAAACATAAAAGCCATGTTAGCCTCCATTGGGAGACAGGCATCCCAAATACAAAGCTCCTTTTTCTTGAACTCATTTtatggtaattatgcaataggatcAAAAAGACATTTTACATTTAAAGTTTAACTTGGATGTAGAAAGAGGTTATAGGAATTCAAATAAATTTTCCCTATGAGTAATTTGTTTAAcatgttaattttattttaaattcagaATCACATAGCAAATAGTTAATTACGCAATACGTTAGGTCATCTCAACCGAAAGGGCTAAATATAGTCTCGTCTAGAATTAtagccttgcaaaatattatttttaaatgaacagtgTCAGGCTATACTCATATATCATCTCCAACAGAAGAGACTAAACATAGtttctcaataatttattagttttaagtttatactttaaatttattagttaatcTAATTAAACTACCTTTGGATATTTTCAAGTCTAgcagttgaatttgaatcaattattatAACCGATGAGCTGGACCCCAAAAAGAGGGCTAAGAAGTGGGTTACATTTGGCCAACCTGATGCCTTTTTGGCCAAATAAAATAATGGCCTAGTGGGTTCCATAGAATTATAACCCAgtctttggttggagatgagttATTGGGCAAATCAGgtcattttttggtttttggaccTTTAGCCTTCTgtattggagatgaccttactGGTTTGGTCATTTGCCTTGTTCTAGTTGGAATGCAACCATAGTTCCCCTAATTGCCGAATGTCAACACTTCTCAAATGGATTCAGGTATATATAAGTCACCTAGGACCTGCAAGTCAAGGCGGGTACAAGTGGTTCAAGGCTGGTTTAGGGCGGGTCCAATATTGTTTTTACAAAAACAGGCCGGGGCGGGGCGAGGCGGGGCCTTATAAATTTCGAGGTGGGATATGTCCAAGTATTTGAGAACACAGGTCCCCAACCCGACCGTATCCACCATCATTTCTCGATTCTTCTCTCCCAAACTAACCCTCCATTTCTCGTTTCTACTCTCAGACTTTTAGACCTCTCCCTCACGATCTCTTTCTCCTTAACTTACACTCTATCCTCGTCTCCGTCGATCGAGGTCCATCCTACCCACCACTTGACCACCATCTCCATCGATCGAGGTCCCTCCCACCCGCCATCAGGATGAGTTCGTCAACGTTAAGAATTTGAGGTCGATAAGCCTCTTGCTGCAATCTTGCTTCCAACTTTTAAAAAACCCATATTGGTTTTGATTTAGATTTCCTAAgggttttgggattttgttTGGGGTTGTTTGGTTTTTTGTGGGGTTTTGGGGGAATTTTCTAATATGGGTTTtggtttgggggtattttttATGTTGGATTTGCTTGATTTTGACTTGAAATTGAAGCTAAtaatgttagattagccataGGAGATAGGATTTATATGATTGTACAAACGTGCTTGATTTTGGGGGAATTTTCTGATATTGGTTTTGCTCATTGCTTGATTTTGACTTTCTTTCTCCATTCTCGTTCCCTTCTCCCTCCCACCCCTTGATTGCGTCGACATGACAGCAGCCACTAGGCCCACCAAACGAGTCACGGCTGCTGCAGATCGGAGAAGACAAAGATTGAGAAGCTCCAGATCGGAGAAAACAATGGGCACAACTCGACTACTGCAAATTGGAGAAGACAAGATTGCGAAGCTTTAGATCAGAGAAGACAAAGATTGCACCCGTGGTCCCGGCCTGAATCAATCCATTTGAAATGGGCCGGGTTAGGTCCGGTTCCaatatttgaaatttcattACTCACCCTGACCCACCCCGTTGCATTTTCATACAGGTCCAGTCCCTCCAAATTTGGGCCCGGCCCTACCCGTGCCTAGCCCTACTCACGGTACCTAagattttaatatatattatatatataattatatttataaaatagaatactttgtaaaacaaatataattataacTAAATCAAAGATAATAACATCTTCTTCAttattatgtcacatcccggcccgaggcggatcacttcccgggccctctccaccaccgtagcacgatattgtccgttttgggcttaccattccctcacggttttgtttttggaaactcacgagcaacttcctagtgggtcacccatcatgggattgctctagcccccttctcgcttaacttcggagttcccacggaacccaaagccagtgagctctcaaaaggcctcgttctaggtaaagatgggaatatacatttaaggatcactcccctgggcgatgtaggatgtcacaatccacccccccttaggggccggacgtcctcatcggcacaccacgaccagggttaggctctgataccaaattgtcacatcctggcccgaggcggatcacttcacgggcccgctccaccaccgtagcacgatattgtccgctttgggcttaccattccctcacggttttgttcttgggagctcacgaacaacttcccaatgggtcacccatcatgggattgctctagcccccttctcgcttaacttcggagttcccacagaatccgaagctagtgagctcccaaaaggcctcgtgctaggtagagatgagaatatacatttaaggatcactcccctgggcgatgtgggatgtcacaattaagTCTAGT contains the following coding sequences:
- the LOC137734851 gene encoding probable E3 ubiquitin-protein ligase RHB1A — protein: MGGCCCSCRKAHLHGAPVYIYCPPVLEEQESLRSHDVTASAISAGLLVHWDLETSIPDTYRPPPPPLPYDMVFGCSRPTDSARETISCSSFDTSATCGDLGESDCKVQESSLDISPKKLELSKSNEPHVLEKEDEDVCPICLEEFETENPKFITKCEHHYHLSCILEWMERSDSCPICDQEVISPTKKVKEE